A section of the Humulus lupulus chromosome 2, drHumLupu1.1, whole genome shotgun sequence genome encodes:
- the LOC133816276 gene encoding chromatin-remodeling ATPase INO80-like, with amino-acid sequence MKGAPIRTRKIARDMLLFWKRVDKEMAELRKKEEREAAEALRHEQELREAKRQQQRLNFLIQQTELYSHFMQNKSSTQPSETTLMGDEESNEQEEHIISVDAGKVEEDDPEEAELKKEALKAAQDAVSKQKKLTSAFDNECMKLRQTSEPEAPQEVAGASNIDLLHPSTMPVTSTVQTPLLFRGTLKEYQLKGLQWLVNCYEQGLNGILADEMGLGKTIQAMEFLAHLAEVITQLGVWLFFGVTWDSNFNFLNLYF; translated from the exons ATGAAGGGTGCTCCAATTCGCACAAGGAAGATAGCTAGGGACATGCTGCTTTTCTGGAAGAGAGTGGATAAGGAGATG gCAGAATTGAGGAAAAAGGAGGAAAGAGAAGCTGCTGAAGCCCTAAGGCATGAGCAGGAGCTTCGAGAAGCAAAGAGGCAACAACAAAGGCTGAATTTTCTTATTCAACAAACTGAGCTTTACAGCCACTTCATGCAGAACAAGTCGAGCACTCAGCCATCTGAAACTACACTTATGGGGGATGAGGAAAGCAATGAACAAGAAGAGCATATTATCTCTGTTGATGCTGGGAAGGTTGAGGAAGATGATCCTGAAGAGGCTGAACTAAAGAAAGAGGCCTTGAAAGCTGCGCAAGATGCAGTTTCTAAGCAGAAAAAACTGACAAGTGCATTTGATAATGAATGTATGAAGCTGCGGCAAACTAGTGAACCTGAGGCTCCACAGGAGGTTGCAGGAGCTAGTAACATAGATCTACTCCATCC TTCCACCATGCCAGTGACATCAACTGTTCAAACACCACTGTTGTTTAGAGGCACCCTTAAAGAATATCAGCTGAAAGGTCTTCAATGGCTGGTCAATTGTTATGAGCAG GGTTTGAATGGCATTCTTGCTGATGAGATGGGCCTTGGAAAGACCATTCAGGCTATGGAATTTTTGGCTCATCTAGCTGAAGTAATTACTCAGCTTGGTGTCTGGCTTTTCTTTGGTGTAACTTGGGATTCtaactttaattttttaaatttatatttttaa
- the LOC133814680 gene encoding chromatin-remodeling ATPase INO80-like, whose protein sequence is MVLDEAQAIKSSNSIRWKTLLSFNCRNMLLLTGTPIQNNMAELWALPHFIMPTLFDSHEQFNEWFSKGIESHAEHGGTLNEHQLNRLVSIFYATLFLFETKQYYWSSNLFQGFK, encoded by the exons ATGGTGTTGGATGAAGCCCAAGCAATTAAAAGTTCAAATAG TATAAGATGGAAGACACTGCTTAGTTTTAATTGCCGAAATATGCTTTTGCTTACTGGCACTCCAATCCAAAATAATATGGCAGAGTTGTGGGCCTTACCACATTTCATTATGCCAACCTTATTTGATAGTCACGAACAGTTTAATGAGTGGTTTTCTAAAGG AATTGAGAGCCATGCAGAACATGGTGGTACTTTGAATGAGCACCAGCTTAACCGATTGGTAAGCATCTTTTATgcaacattatttttatttgaaaCAAAACAATACTACTg GAGTTCTAATCTTTTCCAAGGTTTCAAGTGA